TCAAGATTCCGATTTTTTCCAACTCTACTCACCCCTTGTTACTGCTTAAAACATTACTCCTAACACACATACTTCTGTTTTCCGTTTCGTTGTACGATAATGTATACTATTTTTATTATTGATCTTCTTTCGCTTGTCCCTCGAGGAAAAAGCCGATGTTTCTGAATTTTTGGTAGCGGTCGGCCATGAGTTCCGCTTCCGTCAGGGCGCAAAGCCCGTCCAGGGTCTCCAGCAGGGCCTTTTTTACATTTTCCGCCGCTTCCTCAGGATTGCGGTGAACGCCCCCCACAGGTTCCGGAATGATCCGGTCGATGACGCCCAGAGTCAGGAGATCCTGAGCGGATATTTTCAGATTTTCCGCCGCTTCCGAGGCTTTGGAGGCGTCTTTGTACAGGATGGCCGCGCAGCCTTCGGGAGAAATGACCGAATAGACCGAGTGTTCCAGCATCAGGATCCGGTTCGTGACGCCGAGACCCAGAGCCCCGCCGCTGCCGCCTTCCCCGATGACCACGGAGATCATCGGTACCCTAAGGCCGCTCATTTCCATGAGATTCCGGGCGATGGCCTCGCCCTGCCCGTGCTCTTCGGCCTCGATGCCGGGATAGGCCCCGGGTGTATCGATAAAGGTCACGATGGGGATCCGGAAGCGGTCCGCCAGCTTGAAGAGCCTGAGCGCCTTCCGGTAGCCTTCGGGATTGGCCATGCCGAAGTTGCGGAAAAGCTTTTCGTCGGTGGTCCGGCCCTTTTGATGGCCCACGACCATGATCCTGCGGCCCTCCAGCTTGCAAAAGCCCCCGACTATGGCGGGATCTTCCCGGAACAGCCTGTCGCCGTGGAGTTCCACAAAGTTCGTCGTGATCTGTTCGATATAGTCCATCGTATAGAGTCTTTTGGGGTGCCGGGAAATGAAAACCTTGTCCCAGGACGTCAGATTGCTGTAGATTTCCTTGAGTTTTTCCTCTTTTTCGCGATTCAGCCGAGCGATTTCTTCCGTGAGGTCAATTTGCATTTCTTTAGCGAAATTCTTGAGCTCGAGGATTTTGTTCTCTATCTGGATAATGTCGTGTTCAAACTCCATATGTCCCACTTCCTTCGCCGTCGGAAACCACAATATTGCTTAAAATGGCGGCCAGCGTTTGCTTCAGGTCTTCCCGCTTGGCGATAACGTCGATCATGCCCGCTTTCTGCAAAAATTCGCTGGTCTGGAAACCCTCGGGCAGCTTTTGCTTGATGGTCTGCTCGATGACGCGCCGTCCCGCGAAGCCGATCAGGGCCTTGGGCTCGCTGATGATGATGTCGCCCAGCATGGCAAAGGAAGCCGTCACGCCGCCAGTCGTGGGATTGACCGGCACGGAAATAAAGGGGATGCCGGCCATGCGTAATTTCTCCAGCGCCGCCGACGTCTTGGCCATCTGCATCAGGGAAAGGATCCCTTCGTGCATGCGCGCCCCGCCCGAGGAGGCCACGACGATCACGGGGATTTTTTCCGCGAGGGCCAGCTCGATGGCGTCCGTAATCTTTTCTCCGACCACGGAACCCATGCTGCCCCCGAAAAAGCGGAAGTCCATGACGGCGATGGACACCCGGATTCCGCCGATGTTGCCGGTCCCGGTAACGACGCCGTCCGTCATTTCAAGCTCGCTCTTGGCTTCGGCGTATTTTTCCCCGTAGCCCGGGAAAGAGAGGGGGTTGCCGCTCTCCATGGCCGTTTGGGTCTCCGTGAAGGTCCCTTCGTCGATCAGAAGGGCAATGCGGTCTCTGGCCGACATGTTGAAATAATAGTCGCAACGCGGGCATTTTTCAAGGTTGCGTTCCAGATCCACCCGATACAGGATTTCCTGACAACTGGGGCATTTGATCCACAAATCGGTCTTTTTGCTCTCTATTTTTTTCTTTTCCTCAAACTGAACTTGTTTTTCTTCCTGGGAATCCACGGTCAGGGTGACGTATTTTTTCCGCCCCCGCGTCAGTGAAAAATTGCTCTTGAACAGTTTCATACTACCTCCCGGGGCAAATTCCCCGTTCTGATCCCTTGATCTGAGTTTTGAGTGCTTTCATTACTCTACATTGTAGCATATTCCGAAAAAAAAATCTATCGTATTCCACGGAATTTCATTTTTTTTTGACCTTTCCGTCCAACTCTCCGCAAAATACAATTTCACGCCCTCTTCAATTTTGAAGAGCATTTAAAATTATATTGTAGACAAAACATATTTTTTATGGTAAAATAACATTGAAAAATCTTGTCGGCAAGTTGTCATGATTCACGTTGGGGTTACGTATAACAGGAGAACTTGAGATATGGTGATCACAAAGAGAAGCCGGATAATCCGGAGCAGCAAGAAAGAACCCGGCGATTTCCTCCTGCAGGGCATCCCGGTCGCTTTCAAAAAATTTATGCACTGCAGACAGCAGTCGGATTTGGAAGTTTTGGAACACTTCTGTGAAGATTACTTCGGGCGGACACTGGAAGATCTCACGGCTCAGACGGAGATCTGCTTTTGCAATGAGAGCGACGTCGAGCGCTACAACACCCTGAGACGCGGCCGGCCGGGGCTCACATCGGCGGCGGCTTCCTACGACCAGGACAGGCTGCTCTATCTGCCCGTCGAGGGGGATCCCATTGATTTTTCCGACGGAGACGCCTGCTTTGATACGGAAAATGTTTCGATTGAGATGAGACTGTTTGTCCGGGAGTTGACCTGCGCGGTGCAGATCGGGCAAATCAAGGCCCTGGCCAGGGAAAAATCCCAATCTTCCCGGGAGGATTTCAGAATCCTGCGAATAAGGAACAATGATCCCTATGACATTGAGGCGGCCGAGACCGCGAGGTTGTACGGCATTTACGCCGATCACTACAAAAAGACAGACCGCCCCGATACGAGGATCATCCTGTGCGCCATCCAGGAACTCCAGTCGGATTGTCCCGATACGGGAGAATACCAGTGGTTTCGCAAGCGGCTCCAGCGCAAATATCTCGAACTGGAGTTGTCGTCCTCCGGGTGCTGAATATCAGAGAATTTTGAAGATTGAATGAAAAACCCGCCGCTTTCGGAATAAGCGGCGGATTTTTTTCATTTTTTATTGTCGTTGATCAGAGAACCGGCCTTGAGAATACGCTTTTCGGCGTCGGTCAGAGGCGCGATGGAAAGCGCGATTTCCCGCGGCGTCCCGCTCAAAACCCAGGCCTTGATCGCCCGCGTGTCTCCGTTGAGGGCGCTTTTGATCCCGGGGACATAGATCCAGTCCCCCACCGCGAAATCAGGCTCTCCCGCCAGCAGAAAGGGAATCATCCCCCAGTTGAGGAGATTGGAGCGATAGCGTTTCGTCGCGTATTCGGAAGCGATATTGGCGAGCCCTCCCAATACTCTTTGAGAGCTGGCGGCCTGCTCCCGGGCAGAGCCGTCTCCGGGTTTTTTCGCGTAGATGACGCTGCCGATTTCCGTCTGCGCCGGATCAATCCCGCTTTGCCCCGGCAGCGCCGCAATCTTTTCGAAGATTCCTGCCAAATCCGGATCGGTATCGAGGGGAGATTTTCCTTCCCGTCTCGCCCGCTCCACGGCGTCCACGGCCTTGGCCCGTCCCACATAGCCGGGATCCCTGCGGAAAAGGGCAAATTCCGCCAAGCCCAGCGGGTTGGAGCGGTAGGAAGACGTCTCCCCCGAGGGGATCAACTCATCGGTGGTCGTTACGGGATCGAGAATTTTTGAGACAACTTTGAGGAGGATATTCTCCGTAAGAACGCTCTGCTCGGGCCAGTCCTTGATGTTGGGCCCGTAGATCAGCTCCGCTCCGGGTTCCGCCTTTCCGAAGCCGAAATACACCCGTTTTTGGTAGACGCCGTCGTCGAAGGTATAAGCCGGTACGACATAATCCTCGGCCACATCGCTTGCCGCCGTCAGGATCCCGCCATTGGCCGCTGTGGCCGCGATGGAGCGGGCGTCCATCAGGGCTACCGCCGACAGTTGTCCGTTCGTGGGGATGGAGCCTTCCCGATTGGGGAAATTCCGCGTGTTGTGCCGGATGCTGAGCGACCCGTTGGCGGGGGTGTCCCCGGCCCCGAAACAGGGTCCGCAGAAAGCGGTCCGGATAATGGCCCCGGCCTCGGTCAGGTCCGTGATTGCCTGCTTTTTCAGCAAGTCCACAAAGACCGGCTGGGACGAGGGGTAAATGGAAAGGGAAAAGGCGCCGTTCCCGCAGGATTTTCCCTTGAGGAGGTGAGCCGCTTCCATGACGTTGGTATAATTTCCTCCGGCGCAGCCGCCGATGATGCCCTGCTCGACCCGGAGTTTTCCACCCGTGAGCTTTCCGGTAAAATCGATTTTGACTTCTTTATTTTCGATGAGCCGCGCCGCGTCTTCCTCGACCTTTCGCAGGATATCGCCGGCATTGGCGTTGAACTCAGCGATGGGATAGACATTGCTGGGGTGGAAAGGAAGCGCGATCATGGGCTTGATTTTCCCGAGATCCACAACGATCATCCCGTCATACCAGGCGACTTCTCCGGGGTTGAGCTCTTTATAATCGCCGCCCCTGCCATGGGTTTCAAGATACATTTTTGTATCGTCATCGGTCCGCCAGATGGAGGAAAGACAAGTCGTTTCCGTCGTCATGACGTCTATGCCATTTCGGTAATCCGTCGTCATGGACGATACGCCCGGGCCCGTGAATTCCATGATTTTATTGTTCACATAGCCGTTTTTGAATACGGCCCCGATGATGGCGAGCGCCACGTCCTGGGGTCCCACGCCGGGCGCGGGCTTCCCTTGGAGATAGACGCCCACAACCCCGGGATAAGAGATATCCCAGGTGTCGCCAAGGAGCTGTTTTACAAGCTCGCCGCCCCCTTCGCCCACAGCCATGGTCCCCAGAGCCCCGTAGCGGGTATGGGAATCGGAGCCCAAGATCATGCGGCCGCCGCCAGCCATCATTTCCCGCATATACTGATGGAGGACCGCGATGTGCGGGGGAACGTAAACGCCGCCGTATTTTCGCGCCGCCGAAAGCCCGAAGAGATGGTCGTCCTCGTTGATGGTCCCGCCTACGGCGCAAAGGCTGTTGTGGCAGTTGGTCAGCACATAGGGCAGCGGGAATTTTTCCATGCCCGAGGCCTTGGCGGTCTGGATAATCGCTACGAAAGTGATGTCGTGGGACGTCATGGAATCGAATTTGATCTTGAGCTTTTCCATGTCGCCCGAAGTGTTGTGGGACGCGAGGATCCCGTAGGATATGGTCTGCTTTTTCGCCTCTTCTCTGGAGATTTTCCGGCCAAGGCGGGCCTGAAGCTCTTTTTCGTTATGCTCTTCGACGATTTCCCTCCCGTTGATGAGGTAAGCGCCGCCTTTTGTCAGTTTGATCATTCTTTCCTCCTGCGCGTGATTTTGCTTTTGCTTTTATTATACATTATTTTTTGGGTTTTGTATATGGGGGAATGTGTTTTTGCGGTTTCCGGCCGCTTGAGCGGAAGGGATTATACATCAAAGCCGTTCAGCATCTTTTTTGACCATAATTCATGAGAAATTTACTCAAAAACAAAATAGACAGTACAAAGAAATTATGGTATCATATTTGTAATAAATATCAGGACAAAATCGCCCTGAAGCGCGTACACAATTTCCGCGGGGTGTAAAATCATTGAGGAGGGCCGCATGAGGCCGGAAGAATATTTGGACAGAGAGTTGGAAACCATAGAAAGGGAGATCGAAGCCCTGGGTGACGATCTCGGACTTTTGATCGGCAGATTGCGGGAAAAACGGTTGCGCGCCGCGGAAAACAACCGGTTCGGGATCTTTGATGAGCCGCATCAGTTGACGGTTTCAGACGAGTCTTGACAAATCCGGAAGTAAACTCTTGACAAAGTTGGAAGTAAACTCTTGACAAATCCGGAAGTAAACCCTTGACAAAATCGGAAGTGACCTGTATAATATAGGCGTAGTCAAGGGAGGAAACGCTATGAATACCCGCTATCTGCCGCGCATTGCGGATGAAAAATTGAAGTTGATGCTTGCCACGTCGGGGGCGACGCTGATTGTGGGTCCCAAATGGTGCGGGAAGACCCGGACTGCCGAAGAAATGGCCAAAAGCGTTTTATATATGCAGGATCCGGATAATTCTGCGGCTTATAAGCAACTTGCCGATACAAAACCTTCAAAATTGTTGGAAGGAGACGTCCCCCGGCTTCTCGATGAATGGCAGACGGCGCCCGTTTTGTGGAATGCCGTCCGTTTTGCCGTTGACAGACGGCGGGAACGAGGTCAATTCATCCTGACCGGATCCGTTATCCCGCCGGACTATCCGGACATGCACACGGGCACAGGCCGGATCAGCCGGATGACCATGCGGACCATGTCACTTTTTGAAACCGGAGAATCCACCGGTGGAATCTCCTTGCGGGATCTGTTTGACGGAAAAACGGAACTGTTCGACGAGAACAAGCTGACCATCGAAAAAATCGCGTATATTCTTACCCGCGGAGGTTGGCCGGAAGCGGTTTGCGAAGAGAATGAAATTTACGCGCGGCGAATTGCATATAACTACCTGGATGCCGTGGCAAATCAAGATATGTCCGACATTGACGGCGTGGAAAGAAATCCTGTCCGGGTATACGCCCTGATGCGATCCGTCGCGAGAAATATCTCTACGCAGGCCAATACAAGCACGCTGGTGAAGGACCTCATCGCAAATGACGAAGGATTGTCGGACAAGACCGTCAACGATTATCTCGACGCGCTGAAAAAGCTTTTTGTTTTGGAGGATCTGCCCGCATGGAGTCCTCATCTTCGTTCCAAAAGAGCGATCCGCACCACGGCGAAACGGCATTTTACAGACCCGTCCATTGCCACCGCAGCTTTAGGCGCCGATGCCAAAATGCTTTTTCAGGATTTCAACTTGTTTGGATTGTTGTTCGAATCCTTGTGTATCCGGGATTTGCGAATCTACACGGACGCTTTGGATGGGGCCGTGTTTCATTATCGTGACCAGACCAATTTCGAAGTGGACGCGATTATACAACTGCGGGACGCCCGCTGGGCCGCTGTGGAAATCAAAATGGGCGCCGGCGCCATCGAAAAGGCGGCGGAAAATCTCTTGAAATTCAGAGATAATATCGATACGAACAAAACGCCGCCTCCTTCTTTTTTGATGGTGATGACCGGCACGCAATACGCGTTTCAAATGAAAAACGGCGTGTGGATCGTTCCCGTCGGCTGTCTTCGAAATTGACCCGGGGAGAACTGAAACAACCCCCAAAGCCGGCGCACAGGCCCGCCATTTTTCCCGATTTTATCTATCGAAAAAAACCAAAACCCTATATTATACCTCTTTTCTCTCAAAAAGTCAAAGAATTTTAAAATTTTGCTTGTGAATGCGGGCAAAATGCGCTATAATTATTCTATACAATGAAAAGAGGTGAATTTCTTTGCCGCAAAACAAATACAGTGAAAACCGAAAAAAGTTCAACTTGTTTTTGGGGGATTTTTATTGCGACCTGATCGGAGCGCCTGTTCGCGCGCGGTTGACGGAGCGGTTTCTCGACTTGCTGAAGGCCGGCGGCAGAGAGCGGGGCGACGATTATACCGAAACCGTCCGCCTGAAAAATTCCCTTTCCGAAGTCAGCCAGACCTGGCTCGACAAGGCTCTCGGTCACAGGGCCGATATCCTTGATCTTCTGCGCGGCGACTACGCCGGGGTTCGCCTGACAGACAAAGCCCTGCTCGACGGGATCATCTCTTCGGGCAAATTTTCCGTTATCCTGACGACCCATTATGACCGTTTTATCGAAGAGATCCGGGATTGCGGCGAGACCATTCACCGCATGGATCCCTTCCGTTTCGCGGAAGCCAAAAACGACAAGATCCGTTATTACAAACTCTTGGGCGATATTTCCTCCGAGTACGAGATCATCGTGACCGATCAGGATATCAAAAAAATGAAAAAACTGAGCTTTTACAAGGCCTTCTATGAAGCCGCCCGCAAGGAATTGCAGCTGCGTCCGACAATATTCTGGGGCGTCAATCTCCTCGATCCCGATATGCTGGACCTGATGGACTTTCTCCTGGGGCCCGTGGAAGAGCTGAATCAGCCCATTTACCTCGTCCCCTCGGTTCCGCTGGTGAGCGGCAGCATCTTGAAGCTGATCGGCAAATACAGCATGACGCCGGTCTACGCCAAAGCCGCGGACGTCCTCGCGCACTTGGGACCCGACGGCCTCGACAGCGCCTGGCTTTCGCGCAACACGAGGAAAATTACGCCCTTTGAAGGGGAGCTCTACGTCTTGGAGGGCTTGGAATCGGAGGCCTACGCCTGGTATTACGGCCCCAAAAAGGAGCTTGGAGACTCGGTAATTCAATATCCGGAGCAAATCGAATTCAAAGAGGAACCGCATGAAGAACAGATCGAGCCCGTCGTCAATGAATCTTCCCCTGAACCGATAACCGTAGGGGCGAATGAAGACCCCGCCGAGCCCCTGATTACCTCTGTAAATACGGATATCACCGCTATTCCCGAAGACGCCACCCTTGAGGAAATCGCGGAAATGGCGGCCGGCGCCGTTGTCGAAGAGCCTGCGGCAGAAGAGGCGACCAGCGAAGAAATTGTGGTTGCAGCCAAGGAAACCGGGACGGATGGGACCGAAGAGGCGGCAAGTGAAGGATTTGCGACTGTAACTGAAGAAGAGATCTTGGAAGAAGAGATCTTGGAAGAAGAGATAACCATAGAAGAAAAAACCGCGCCGGAGGAACCCGTGCCCGCCCCTTTGTCCCTGGATCTCCTGGCCCCGACCCTCGAGTCGGATCTGACCCTCGAGCATATCGGCGGTTACCTCGATGAGACCGAAAACAAGGTCTTGGCGCCCGAAGTCTTCAAAGAAGAGATCGTTGTGATCGAAGGGCGCCCCGACGCGCCGGTATTGCGCGCGGAGGCCTTTGCGGTCGGAAGTCCCGCGCCCGCAGACCTCGCGCCGGAAAATCCGGGACCGGAACCGCTGATTTCCGCGGAGACCGCTCTGATTTCACTCGTTTCGGAAGAAGCGCCGGAAAGTGATCCGCCGATCACGCGGCTCAGCGATCTCGAAATCTATGACGGCGGCGAAGGTCCAGACGAACCCCAGACCATAGACCTTCCCCACGCGGCGGCTGAAGCCGCGGCCCTCGCAGCGGAGACGGAAGAGCCCCTGCCGAAGACCGACGTCCCTGTGGACGATCTGCTGCCCGAGACGAAGGAGCTCCCCAAGACCTATGAGGAAATCCTGCAACTGGCCGCGGAAAAAAAGATCATCAATATCGAGGCTTTCCAAAGGGAGCGGTATTCGGCGGAAGAATCCGCCGGACCGGAAGCGGAGGAAACGCCGCCGGAACCCCTTGTCTACCGGGAGCCCAGGACCCATATCCTCGACGGGGACCGTTGCGGCGTCGAGACGAACCTCAGCAAAAAATACGCCTCCATGGGGCTTGTGGATTTCCGCATCGAAAGCGACAACCTGACCCAGGTCATCGACAGCAAAAAAATCGAACGGATCGGGACGGCCGATATCCAGGTGGGCGACCGGATCATCAACAGCGCCGAGCTCAGGCTCTATCTGCGTCAGAGCAACTACGACGTGCTGGAGATCAAAACGAGGGAATTCATGCTCTCCGTCGGCGTCACCCAGGCGCGGGAAGG
Above is a window of Fusobacteriaceae bacterium DNA encoding:
- a CDS encoding acetyl-CoA carboxylase carboxyltransferase subunit alpha; the protein is MEFEHDIIQIENKILELKNFAKEMQIDLTEEIARLNREKEEKLKEIYSNLTSWDKVFISRHPKRLYTMDYIEQITTNFVELHGDRLFREDPAIVGGFCKLEGRRIMVVGHQKGRTTDEKLFRNFGMANPEGYRKALRLFKLADRFRIPIVTFIDTPGAYPGIEAEEHGQGEAIARNLMEMSGLRVPMISVVIGEGGSGGALGLGVTNRILMLEHSVYSVISPEGCAAILYKDASKASEAAENLKISAQDLLTLGVIDRIIPEPVGGVHRNPEEAAENVKKALLETLDGLCALTEAELMADRYQKFRNIGFFLEGQAKEDQ
- the accD gene encoding acetyl-CoA carboxylase, carboxyltransferase subunit beta, with translation MKLFKSNFSLTRGRKKYVTLTVDSQEEKQVQFEEKKKIESKKTDLWIKCPSCQEILYRVDLERNLEKCPRCDYYFNMSARDRIALLIDEGTFTETQTAMESGNPLSFPGYGEKYAEAKSELEMTDGVVTGTGNIGGIRVSIAVMDFRFFGGSMGSVVGEKITDAIELALAEKIPVIVVASSGGARMHEGILSLMQMAKTSAALEKLRMAGIPFISVPVNPTTGGVTASFAMLGDIIISEPKALIGFAGRRVIEQTIKQKLPEGFQTSEFLQKAGMIDVIAKREDLKQTLAAILSNIVVSDGEGSGTYGV
- a CDS encoding hydratase, which produces MIKLTKGGAYLINGREIVEEHNEKELQARLGRKISREEAKKQTISYGILASHNTSGDMEKLKIKFDSMTSHDITFVAIIQTAKASGMEKFPLPYVLTNCHNSLCAVGGTINEDDHLFGLSAARKYGGVYVPPHIAVLHQYMREMMAGGGRMILGSDSHTRYGALGTMAVGEGGGELVKQLLGDTWDISYPGVVGVYLQGKPAPGVGPQDVALAIIGAVFKNGYVNNKIMEFTGPGVSSMTTDYRNGIDVMTTETTCLSSIWRTDDDTKMYLETHGRGGDYKELNPGEVAWYDGMIVVDLGKIKPMIALPFHPSNVYPIAEFNANAGDILRKVEEDAARLIENKEVKIDFTGKLTGGKLRVEQGIIGGCAGGNYTNVMEAAHLLKGKSCGNGAFSLSIYPSSQPVFVDLLKKQAITDLTEAGAIIRTAFCGPCFGAGDTPANGSLSIRHNTRNFPNREGSIPTNGQLSAVALMDARSIAATAANGGILTAASDVAEDYVVPAYTFDDGVYQKRVYFGFGKAEPGAELIYGPNIKDWPEQSVLTENILLKVVSKILDPVTTTDELIPSGETSSYRSNPLGLAEFALFRRDPGYVGRAKAVDAVERARREGKSPLDTDPDLAGIFEKIAALPGQSGIDPAQTEIGSVIYAKKPGDGSAREQAASSQRVLGGLANIASEYATKRYRSNLLNWGMIPFLLAGEPDFAVGDWIYVPGIKSALNGDTRAIKAWVLSGTPREIALSIAPLTDAEKRILKAGSLINDNKK
- a CDS encoding DUF4143 domain-containing protein, encoding MNTRYLPRIADEKLKLMLATSGATLIVGPKWCGKTRTAEEMAKSVLYMQDPDNSAAYKQLADTKPSKLLEGDVPRLLDEWQTAPVLWNAVRFAVDRRRERGQFILTGSVIPPDYPDMHTGTGRISRMTMRTMSLFETGESTGGISLRDLFDGKTELFDENKLTIEKIAYILTRGGWPEAVCEENEIYARRIAYNYLDAVANQDMSDIDGVERNPVRVYALMRSVARNISTQANTSTLVKDLIANDEGLSDKTVNDYLDALKKLFVLEDLPAWSPHLRSKRAIRTTAKRHFTDPSIATAALGADAKMLFQDFNLFGLLFESLCIRDLRIYTDALDGAVFHYRDQTNFEVDAIIQLRDARWAAVEIKMGAGAIEKAAENLLKFRDNIDTNKTPPPSFLMVMTGTQYAFQMKNGVWIVPVGCLRN
- a CDS encoding SIR2 family protein; protein product: MGDFYCDLIGAPVRARLTERFLDLLKAGGRERGDDYTETVRLKNSLSEVSQTWLDKALGHRADILDLLRGDYAGVRLTDKALLDGIISSGKFSVILTTHYDRFIEEIRDCGETIHRMDPFRFAEAKNDKIRYYKLLGDISSEYEIIVTDQDIKKMKKLSFYKAFYEAARKELQLRPTIFWGVNLLDPDMLDLMDFLLGPVEELNQPIYLVPSVPLVSGSILKLIGKYSMTPVYAKAADVLAHLGPDGLDSAWLSRNTRKITPFEGELYVLEGLESEAYAWYYGPKKELGDSVIQYPEQIEFKEEPHEEQIEPVVNESSPEPITVGANEDPAEPLITSVNTDITAIPEDATLEEIAEMAAGAVVEEPAAEEATSEEIVVAAKETGTDGTEEAASEGFATVTEEEILEEEILEEEITIEEKTAPEEPVPAPLSLDLLAPTLESDLTLEHIGGYLDETENKVLAPEVFKEEIVVIEGRPDAPVLRAEAFAVGSPAPADLAPENPGPEPLISAETALISLVSEEAPESDPPITRLSDLEIYDGGEGPDEPQTIDLPHAAAEAAALAAETEEPLPKTDVPVDDLLPETKELPKTYEEILQLAAEKKIINIEAFQRERYSAEESAGPEAEETPPEPLVYREPRTHILDGDRCGVETNLSKKYASMGLVDFRIESDNLTQVIDSKKIERIGTADIQVGDRIINSAELRLYLRQSNYDVLEIKTREFMLSVGVTQAREGFLTRCGDFYKYQIFSGIKNTRLEDVLKKLQTFFSGVRVQFYIQDYVGDFTSRAVESETYKFDLLLDFLRNYCKITENLNLTKEKNMSEMQNTFYTLSLLSIHENLSEGKTFSGAVSFTIPTDGEIEAGDSLIFEKIHTLRFKGIGYDLKETIALKEPVAPEEISDGILSCRDRKVGISLAKLEKAQEMKPAKSE